The following nucleotide sequence is from Arvicola amphibius chromosome 1, mArvAmp1.2, whole genome shotgun sequence.
ACTAAGTACAGTTTCAGGAGGATGGAGGATGTAGAAGGAAATCAGTCTTCGTTCTTGAGGTCCAATGCTGTATGAAGTAAAAGAATTTTCCCCTCATACCTTAAATACATTTtcactttatgtgtatggatgcacGATGTGGGTGAGGGTGAGCATGCCACAGCCCATGTGTGAAGGTCACAGGGCAGCCctgtggagttggctctctctttccatccttaCATGGGTTCTAGACATCCAACTCAGATTGCTAGACTTATCTAGCAATTTCTTCCCccaacagggccagctctctggACCAAGAGCAAACCATAAGACTGTGCCCAGAACTTCTCATTATTGTTGAgctatattttcataaaatatttgccAAAATATAAGAACATTTATTCTCCTAGAAATGGAGTTTTctgagtttctctttgtttctttgttctcttcccTCACCCCAGGATTTGGAGGAGTTAGAAAAGGGACTTCAAGCCAGATTGGCGAACACAGTGACTCCAATGGGCACCAGTGACTCTAGCTACGTCTCCCTGGCAGatgtggagaggaaggagagagagctcTCGGAGCAACTCATAGACAATGTGGGTGCTACCCTTTCTTCCCATGGGGATCTTGATTTCTGCACAGTGACATTGCCGAGATTAAAGAGGTGGCACTGTCATGTCTTGTCCCGAGGCAGAGACCCAGTTTAGGATGTTTGGTGACCAGAAGGTATAGTGAGAGAGTGGAGATTTGCAAGGGAACTTTTTATCCATTTACACTTTCAGCTGGCTGTTTTATCACTGAAAGCAATGATTCCTTTAAACCCTTAGTGTTACTGCCACTCCACAGGAGAGTGGATTCTAGGAGCATCTCCAAACCTCGGCTGCACAGAACTGGCTTCTCATGCCACAGAAGAGGGCTTCCTTGGAGCACGCCTTTCTCTTGTTGACTCCCTGGCCTCCTGGCCATGGATCTGTGTGAAGCATATGTGCCCTTGGCACCTCCTGTGCTGGGCAGCGGGCATCAGGTTTGCTTGAGCGTGGCCTTGCTCAAGAGACTTGGGGGCAGCTACAGTGAGCAAGGACCATCTGGCTCCCGTGCTGCTGTGGAAAGGTGCTAGGGAAGCTGAGAGGGACATCAGGATCTGAAAAGGCTCCTTGGAAGGCCAGAGAGAGTccaatcagaagagatgatgGACCATATGTGAGCAGACACAGTCGGGGAAAGCTGGGAGGCTGGaaggcaacttaaagaaggaagagtttatttgggcttctgGTTTCAGAGGGTCTGAGTCCTTTATGCCATGTGAAGGCATGACTGCAGGAACAAGAAGCTGAAGGCCTTACAGCCTGGACCACAAGGTGGAGCAGAGATAGAGAACAAAAAAGGCACAAGCCTTTAAACAATTAACGTCCTCCTCCAgtataaggccacacctccaaacatttcccaaacagtgccaccaactgggaaccaaacatttaaatgcctgagactatgggggacatttaTTCATGGGGCACAGTTACTTTTCTCGTCTCTATGACCAAATACATGCCAAGTACCTTTAGGGAGGAATGGTTTGttcagcttacagttcagggGGATATCATTCATAGTGGGAGAAGGCATGGCTGCAGAgtgtgaagcagctggtcacatcatatCAATAGTTAATGTTGGAGTTCCCCTcgcttcctcctttttatttcctctggGATATCAGCCCTCAGGATGGTGGTACCTACGTTCAAGATCAGTGTATACCTGAAGGGATCTGAACTAAATACAGCCAATGATGCTCACTGTCTGTGACATCTGGGTTTTTCCTAGTCCCGTTGCTCTGCCTCGGGATAGAGAAGTAAGCAAGCAAAGCACACAGTTAACACAAACCTGCCTGCCAAGAAGGACAGTCACCAGAATTCCTGGCATCCTTGATGCTGAAGCTTAGATAGGCCGTGTTGTCACACTTTGAAGCCCCTAACATCTCAAACCATGAATTGACCATTCCTGGCTCTGGTCCTGATAAGATAAGGCGTGGGAAGCTAGATTTCAAAAGCAGAATGATTTCACGGTCAGCATCTTCTCTGCCATTTGGCTCTTTTGTATTTCTGGAACAGTGACTAATAGTTAGTGgcctcctgagtttttatttttaggctATATTTAATTCCTTGGGGAGACCATGGAACTCCCAGGGTCTCATTGTCTCACTTCTCATGTTCCCAAGGAGTAATTGTGACCTATCTGGACCTTAAACTGTGCTTATAACTTTTATTGTCAATGGTACCCTGCGTTTGCTGAAAACACCTCTGTAATATGCCCCCAGTAGCTGGGGCCAAGTGGAGGGCCTACCATAGGGCATAATCACTGCTAAGATAAACCCACTTCAAGTGCAGAATGGTTGAGAATCTCTGGTGGGAGTAAAGGAAGACTCCCAAACACTAGCCAGAACTCTTTCTTGAATGAGATTCCCCCATTGCCTGCTTCTCATGCTCATTTCACAGATGGGAGCTTTCTGGAAGCAGATGGAAAGCATCCAGCCCATTCTCGTGGACCAGTTTAAAtgttccagctcaaaggcacggCAACTAGTGATGACTCTGACAGGAAGAATGATTGCTGCTGAAGGGCTGCTGCGTGATGCTCAGGACCTGCATGCTCTGGTAACACCGGGCATGAGATGGATGGGAAGACACTCCAGCACCTCAGGGATCAGGAGGTCAAACACCTTTATGTTGTAGTGGGTGATTAGCACCCCAGAAAAGTGCAGTGAATCTACCTACCATGCATCCATCCTCAATTTGTCCattacccacccatccatcttcTATCCATCCCTCATCTGTCCTTATCTGCCTCATCTATCGACTGTCAATCATCCGTCTATCACACAACTGTCTACCATCTGCCCTTTAAAAGATCTATTCCACATgcacaagtgttttgcctgagtgCATGTATATATACCGGATACATGACTGGAgcccaaggaagtcagaagaaggttcCAGATGGAGTtatgtgtaaatggagactgcttttttgtttcctggctgaccagacccaaataatcacacattaattacaacactgtttgatcaatgtcttaggcatattcctagcttgTAGGCAGacactgcttgtttgtttccagctgcgcAGACCCAAATAATacaaaaactatactaattataacattgtttggccaatagcttaggcatatttctagctaactcttacgtcttaaattaacccatttttactaatctgtgtatcgtcatgatgctgtggcttaccagtaaggttctggctagtagctggcatctttttccttcagcagccatattgtgtctctttgactctgcctactttctctcaatatctctgtttggatttcctgcctggctttaatcTACTAAGGCTttagctgaaacagcttctttaataaccaatgataataaaacatactcatagcatacagaggggaatccagcATCACTAGCTAGCTCTTTTCTTAAgataatccatttctattaatctgtatatcaccatgaggctgaggcctacctgcaaggttccaACGTGtcctctccttcagcagctacatagcatctccttgactctgcctactctctttatgtatctctgttcagatttcccacctggctatattctgtcctgtcatagaccacagcagcttctttattaaccgatgttaataaaacatattcacagcatacagaggggaatcccatattagttatggatggttgtgaaccaccaagtGGGTATTGGGAGCCAAAGTCAGGTCCTTTGCAAatgcaacaagcactcttaaccactgagccatttctctagccccttgtTAATTATATGTAGATGtgcacactcgtgtgtgtgtgtgtgtgtgtgtgtgtgtgtgtgtgtgtgtatgctcataagtgtctacagaggccagaggtgtcaggtcCCCCTCAAGCCAGAATTGCAGGCcactgtgagccaccagatgtaggtgctgggaatcaaactctggtcctctgggagagctaTACATgttcttaacggctgagccatctctccagtcatctGCCCATTTtcacatccacccacccatccatcaccTGCTATCCCATGGTGGAGGTGCTGATCAGATCAGGGTTCTCAATGATGGCTGCACATTATTATcttctggggattttttttttttgagacagggtttctctgtggctttggagcctgtcctggaactagctcttgtagaccaggctggtctcgaactcacagagatccgcctgcctctgcctcccgagtgctgggattaaaggcgtgcgccaccaccacccggcttctggggattttttaaagattctaatGCTTGGGCTCTGACAGATCACCACCCAGTGGTCCATCTTAGGCTGACAGCCAGGAGCAGAGAGGTGTGGGAGACAGAGTCCCAGAATCTGAACTTGACTAGAGGACAATGTTTGAAGGGTTGGAGCCAGGACAGGATGGGGCTCTGAAGTAGCCCCCTAAAGAAGCAGACATACTGGTTCTACATGCACAGTGACTTATCCCAAACTCTGAATTCATGGGGAGGCTTCCATCCCAGCCTAAGATGCTAATGGGGAGAGAGGGAGTTCATTGTGTTTGGAATGCAATGTGGGAATGGAGCCCACTACCTCCTCCACAAAGGCAGAGCCCTCATGTCCAGCCATTGTCTCGTGTCTCCCTGTAGGATGCCCTGGAGAGATCACTGGGTCGGGCCCACATGGCAAGAATGGTAGAGTTCCTGAGGAACCAAATCCAGGAGGAGACCAAATGCCGGCTGGCTGCTATCTCCCATGGCCTGGAGCTGCTGACAGTCCAGGGACAGCTGTCTGGGAGGCAAAAGGAGGACCTTCTGACCCAACAGCACAAGGCCTTCTGGGAAGAGGCAGAGTGCTTTGGCAGGGGTGAGCGAGTGAGCCTGAGTTAGAGACCTGGCATAGTATAGTCTGTGACACTATGTCAGGGCTGCCTTCCCTTCCAGTACTAGCGATGGGCTGCCACTGCCAGGCTCAGCCTCCCTCCCTGCAGAGCAGGGTGATCATAGCCTGTGTGAGAGCAGGGCCATAGTCTATTATCAGTGGCTCATCTTGACAAGACCCCAGTGTCAAGGCGGTACCACCTGGGATTCAGTGGAGCAGAGTAAGGGAGAGGGTGTCAACCAGAATGGACCTAGACATGCCCAGGGGTGATCCATGCTAAGCACAGGCAACCCCAGCCCTGCCCAGCTGAAGGACTAGCTGGTGATCGTGAATCAGGTCAGCATCGGTGAAGGAAAGCTACACAGGTTCCCTGTGTCTGCTCCTGCTCACAGAGCTAGCTGGAGGTAGACTCAGCCTCAAGATTCTTGGGGTCATCATCAATGAGGCCTGCACAGGAGAGTAGGTCTATGACCTGCAGAGGACTGCCTGGTAGGTTGTAGGAGCAGTTCACCATGATTCTGCTAGAGAGTCACCTCCTATTCTGTGGTTCTTTCCAACTCCAGAATTCCTTCAGAGGAGCAAAGACCTGGTCCAGGCGTCTCTGGCTCACCAGGCAGAAGTGATGGCGGAGCTCACACAAATCCaagaagaagaacagagaagttTCCTGGCTGATTCCCAGCTGACCTCAGACCTGGGGGAGTTCCTCAAGGTGACTCTGCCTCTACTCTATCCCCAGTTCCTTGCTCTTGCAAATTGAGCCTGGTCCATCAGACTAGACTTCAACTCAGGCCTCCTTGTGCCAGGCACATGCCCATAGCCAAGTGGCTCAGTCTCTGTGTCCCTGACTCCTTTCATGTGCCACTGATGATGAGCATCCTAACCTGGGCTGCTGAGAGAAGGTGGGCAATCTATAGCAAGCATACCCAAATGATGGTTCATGGTACAGAGTGTGAAAGACCCAAGCCTTTCTCAGAGCTATCCTTGGCCATGGGAGTGGAGCCACTGAAGCCATGTGACAGCATCATTACTCAGTTTCCTCACAATATATTGGAGTGAATATTCCTCCCATTTGAGATGTCAGTCAGTCATTGGGGATAGGGAaagattttccaaaaaaaaaaaacaaagagtgcCATTTTCTTCTGTACTCGGTTCCTGTTTTAACTACAGGCTTTTCATGAGGTCCTGGAGAGGCAGTGGCTGACCCGGAGTGaccaagaggaggaagaggatatcAGGATCACGGAGGCCATGGCTGCACTCTGCCAAGTATGTGATTATGCTGCTCTtcttgttgctataacaaaacacctgagaaaAATGAGTTAAGAAAGGGTTGGTTGTGGCTcctcagtccatcatggtgggaaatgcACAGCATCTGAAACATAAGGCATCTGGCCACATTGCACCTGCCATCAAGATTCAGAGAAACATGCATGCTGGTACTCAGCTTGCCTCCTTTTATTCAACCTGGAATCTCTCTTCACGGAATGGGACTGCTCACAATCAGGGTGAATGATTCCCCTCCTTGGTTAAGTGTATCTATAAATTTCCCCACAGACTCACTTGtaggtgtgtctcccaggtgactccaagTCTGTCAAGTTAGCAATGAAGATTCCAGTGATCTAGCCAGACAACAGAGCAACCTTCTGCTCTGTGTCCTCCTGTCCTCTGAGCTGGGACACTAAGGACACGATCAAGTGGCATTTTATTTGCTGCTTGGAGGAGCCACAGACAACATCTTTGTTATGGGTTCTTCAAATCCATGTTGGAAACTGAGAGGTTAATATGGCTTTGAATCTGTGCACGGGCAAGTTAGAGCTGCCCGTTTTTCCTCACAGCTGGCtttgaggagacaggaagaagtgCATGAAGACCTCCAGGTGCAGGGCCCTGGGGAATGCTGGTGAGAAGGGCAGAACCCGGGCTGAGGGATGGAAGAGGGGTAAAGGATGCTGGTAAGGAATGATATACCACACCTCAGAGCTAGGCAGCACTGttgggagaggtggctcaggtgCCCAGCTCTGTGTCAGGCTCTGCCTCACCTACCTGGTCTTTCCTTCCAGCCCTGTTTCTCCATCTATGTAATAGGACCTCAGTCTTCCTTCACAGTGGTACTATGACAGTTCAATGCCTGGGAGAACTTGGGACAACAGCTGGAACTGGTGGCATCCCGATCCTTGTTGACTCCATTACCAAACACTTATCAACACAGAGAGGAGAGTGAGTGGCCCGTGGAGGTGCAGGgtgaaggtgaacccaaagacaGTTGTCTGTCTGAAGgaggtgtccctgcatggagcaGGAGTCAGCATTGCAGATTCGAGTTAGAAAGAAAGTTAGAAGGCTCGAAGCACAGCTGTTCTGACTGATGCTGCCCAGGATCCATTAGGTGCCATCCGTTCTGTGGCCTTGGTGCCCTTGTCTGTAAACTTCTTCTATTAGTTTTGAGAAATTTGGTTATTTCTCCAAATGCCACTTCTGCTCCAACTCTCATGTCCCTTGCTTGGGGACAGCAGTGACCCCTATTGGACCTCCTGGTCTCTCTGTTGCCTTCATCTCCTGCACTGTGACCATCCTGTATCCTCCTTGCCTTGTCCCGGCTTTCCCCTGATGTGCCTTCTAATGCACGGGGTAGCTCTTCACCCGCTTCTAGATGACTGTAATTAAAATGGTAGATTGAGTTCTTAGAACTTTTGGATTCTAAAACGTCTGGTTGTCTCTTCTTAAACTAAGCAATGCTGTTTCTCATCACAGCCCTTTGCTTATCTTGGGTAAGCATGAGTAGAGCAACCACCACTACTTAAGGCCCGTTTCTTATAACCACTCTGGAAGGCAGATGGTTTGCTTGTGATAACTGCCATGTATGTGCGTTTTGTTCCTGTTGTCTGTCTTGCTTATTATCATGTGCTCTGTTTCAGTTTGGAACCTTAGTCCTCAGCATGGCAGGGATGTGGAACCTGACCCATAACCCCAGTGTGGTCCTCTCTTTAGGAGCTGTACTGTGGCACCATGGAAACCTTCCAGAAGTTTGTGGACACTCTGTTCCTGAAGACGCTCCCAGAAGTGAGCAGTCTCCCCGTGGCAGAATGCGAGGCCCTGAGGCAACAGGTCCAGGAGCAGGCAGCGAGACAGCTGGGGCAGGTGGACCGATTTCGCAGACGGCAGTGGGAACTCCTGTGTGACCTCTTGGAACAGGACAGGCGGGTGTGTCACCTGGGATCTGGGCTGGGCTATGGATTTGAGATTTAGGATGAGGGATTTCAGATGCTGGGCATTCCTAAGGGCCTCTTAGAGACACAACAGAGATGTGGTTCAAATATCTGAGGATGTGCTCAGTGCCAGAGTAAATGCTGaacatgctcaaggccctggggtGATGTCCAGTGCCCCCAAGAAAACAAATTCATGGTTACCAAGCTTCCCCAGCAGTCCCAGAAGGAGGACCAGGATGTGAACACACCTGCAAGTTCACCCAGGAAGTCATGAAGTGAAAGGCAGTGaatcagaggacagaggagacaGTGCAGAGCTGTGGCTGCAGAAACAACAGGGCTGAAAGAGAAGCATAAGAGTTGGAGTCAAAGAAGGATGCTAGACAGTGTAGGCAAAGAATTGCAGGCCAGGGAATGGAAGTCTGAGCTGCAAGGCTTCTGCTAAGACCTGTGCTCCATCCAGTGGCCAGGCTCTGAAGACTCCAggctggcagagacaggagacagcctgttaaaactcaagaaactgagaaggaactctttttttaatctctctctctctctctctctctctctctctctctctctctctctctctctctctctctctcttcttattgagggtttctctgtagctttggattctgtcctggaactagctagctcttgtagaccaggctggcctcgaactcacagagatccaccagcctctgcctcccgagtgctgggattaaaggcatgtgccaccaccacatgcCTTGCTGCGTGAGATGAAAGCCTTCCTTCTGATCATATGATCATAGGAAGGACTGTGGGCCTGAGGGCACAAGGGAAGATGTTAAGAGGATCAGGAAAGAAAGGGACTTGTTAAAAAGGGGTCCAGCTGCTTCATGCTTCTCTGTCCCTCTGAGCACAGGTGTGGCTGGAGGAGTGTGCGCTGTCCACGGTGCTGCAGAGGCAGCTGCGGGAGCACCAGGAGAGCACCATTCATAGGGTCCTGAGCCGATTCAGTGGCCTCTCTGAAGAGTGAGTATGAACCCTGAAGGATGGGCTCTGTCTGTGTGAGACTCTGGGCtaacctccatgtgtgtgtgctaacTGCAGTGTGGGCACATTGGCTGCCCCTGCTTCCCCTGTTAGTAAAGATGCACCGTTCCAGTGGTCTTCACTAGCAAGCAGTGCTAAGGAATGTTTCACAGCATTCTGCTTGGTAGAGACTTTTTGGAATAGCTCTTGTGAGGTGCATTTATGCATGTTGGGTTTGAGTACGATTCCAGATCTTTGGTAAATTTGCAATTTTACTTCTGTTACCACACATGGTCCAGATGTTGGAAACATCTGtcatcacagagatcctctgtgGGCATTTACAGTCACTCTCCATTCATCAGTCAACTATATATTCCCTTTCCACATTTTTGCTGTTCAtgctgcatgtttttttttttctgtttggtgaaaatatttttcctcactttctaaaagaaaaatgacagataCTCTTTTTTTAGTGACCCATATTTTCCCCAAAGACCTGGTTTATATAGGTATCACATGTGTGGCCACAGGAGAGGTGAGTACAGAAGCAGGAGTGTGGCTGTGGTAGAGGTGGTCACAGCCACACAGTGATGGGTTGGTGTGGCTGCAGGTGTGGCCGTTGTGGTGGGTGGAACACTAGCCGGTAGTGGCTTTGGCAGTGTTTGGTACAGAAAGTGAGTGGCTATGGTAGCGGGTGTTATGGCAACAGGCATGTGGCTCCTGTGGATAGGATGGCAGCAGGTGTGCCTGTTTTAATGGATGGGGTAAGTGAAGCATCAGAAGGGAGAGAGATAAGCAGGATGGACCAGGGTGACTCATTGAACACTGTCGGCTCACAGATGTTCAGATAGCGTGGAGCCTATGTCCTGAGCTGTACTAATATTTGgtccatttatatttaatatagaccAGTCTTCTGTCTCTTAGGATTCAATTTTCTACTTACTAGACTCTCCAGCACCTTCCACACATAATTCCACACTGCTCCAGACTTTTGGTCCATGTACTACCTTGTAGCTTTTCTGTTATCTTTCCACTTGGGGGGGTCATTTTTCCTGTTTGTATGACTGTTATTTTTATCGACTGATCACCGGATACTTGCTGAATGACTGCGGAGAGGAAGTCCAGATTTTATGGTGTCAAACTCCCCAGAACGCTTGTCTCCCTCCTACTAGGGATTTTTGGTTATGGCAGATGAACCCCATCCCTGGGGGCTGACTGGTTCCATGGTAGGGCTTTGTAAGAGGAGGTGACACACCTCCAGGATAAGGGCCACTGCAGAAAACCTGGAGTGTATCCCATATCTGCCTTTTGTCACTCACTGACTTCCAAAGCTCTGTCCggtttctcagcctctctgaaaCACTGTACATTACAAACAAAACACTGGCCCCTTCGCCTGGCCTCGTGTTGCCTTGACCTATGGGCGTGGGAACTCAAGTGCTTGTTCTGGCTTTAAACGTGTTTAGAA
It contains:
- the Evc gene encoding ellis-van Creveld syndrome protein isoform X5, producing the protein MACTSDARLQLGREALQAAPTLLVPAVLLGAALGLGLGLWLGCRASRLRTRLQKDDTQRLLRSSEPTAHSLPDTGSRVRRRQREMTTSRDEDAPEECDPPLSSNITAFALKARVVYPINQKFRPLADGSSHPSLHENLTQAAAILPHLPHQPAEASPASSLGSLSQAGKEDGSSSSSMHSAYSDDRILHCAFLRVGSFPEVLACESADIDLCVRSLLLKDLLQIDTALRREKHLVFIQILKACLLDVFPKKKPDDELYQKILSKQEHDLEELEKGLQARLANTVTPMGTSDSSYVSLADVERKERELSEQLIDNMGAFWKQMESIQPILVDQFKCSSSKARQLVMTLTGRMIAAEGLLRDAQDLHALDALERSLGRAHMARMVEFLRNQIQEETKCRLAAISHGLELLTVQGQLSGRQKEDLLTQQHKAFWEEAECFGREFLQRSKDLVQASLAHQAEVMAELTQIQEEEQRSFLADSQLTSDLGEFLKAFHEVLERQWLTRSDQEEEEDIRITEAMAALCQLALRRQEEVHEDLQVQGPGECW